Proteins from a single region of Rhodospirillales bacterium:
- a CDS encoding glycosyltransferase — protein MYLPHNFPLCTPHIMVWAGESGKRYDFAVSRAAVGWLDEPAVFIFARHEGNCTTPLFVGQTRSLHRRFGMADSPCPDVLSRAQAMGMTHVHVRFEARSERVRQAEVRDLVAALQPALNSSAIADAESASSTVAEPMRDAEMRAPAARLRIVSSASRSLEQHDGVLATCAPAPMNATAALPDADNRVDAAFEGRSVSRSSFPLSRQALRADPAREEDNEPYEDDAGVLSTFSPATPATGPDETFEEFDRPVQVVAGSGDRIVTADESGGGSLPGATQKVPADSPLVITAGDGAYARESDKLGELDESGKAADVTTVHDQIVCEPTTDKTEEIAASADVRGHGEGAETGVLGVAENSCPQRVSFFRRLVRTLFGQIGTGAPGSDIESTRAVEPSPASVSPASGSLAGDRAGAPPESVVPNTDPSPTTLADGSAPGRRSAEPDITAAAGTAEGMETAPVEISDHRQENAQPASAVEFVAIANADETDVAGVLRNPARGGAVEERQPAFADSAAEEGSGERDVRSRRPRERAPAQPASLAADRQVEAKRSLGLDPAMPVGLFAGEISYTSGVDLLIEAIITVRHDKRQAQFVFAGEGTVRHRLEERVRAEGVQRSCRFLGHVSAAVFEQLLVACDFVVIPARAPQDGELARASIAHGKPVLTTHQSVLDCVQHNRNGLVAYDNPGSLVWGIREILGPRYEELRRCVDAAA, from the coding sequence TTCGCCCGACACGAAGGCAATTGCACGACACCTTTATTCGTTGGTCAGACGCGCAGTCTGCATCGCCGCTTCGGCATGGCCGACTCCCCGTGTCCCGACGTACTCAGCCGGGCGCAGGCGATGGGAATGACGCATGTGCATGTCCGCTTCGAGGCACGCTCGGAGCGTGTCCGTCAGGCGGAAGTGCGTGATCTGGTCGCTGCCTTGCAGCCGGCCTTAAATTCGTCCGCGATTGCCGATGCGGAATCGGCGAGCTCCACTGTCGCTGAGCCGATGCGCGACGCTGAGATGCGGGCGCCGGCAGCACGGTTGCGCATTGTTTCGTCTGCCAGCCGGAGCCTTGAACAGCATGACGGCGTGCTCGCGACCTGCGCTCCCGCACCTATGAACGCGACGGCTGCGTTACCCGACGCTGACAATCGTGTGGATGCCGCTTTTGAAGGTCGATCCGTTTCACGTTCGTCATTCCCGCTGTCAAGGCAGGCCTTGCGGGCGGACCCTGCTCGCGAAGAGGATAACGAACCCTACGAGGACGACGCAGGCGTCCTATCGACTTTCTCGCCGGCGACGCCCGCAACGGGGCCTGATGAGACGTTCGAGGAATTCGATCGTCCGGTGCAAGTAGTCGCGGGGTCAGGCGATAGGATCGTCACGGCTGACGAATCTGGCGGCGGTTCCCTTCCCGGCGCGACGCAAAAGGTGCCGGCTGATTCACCGTTGGTCATCACCGCGGGCGATGGTGCGTACGCACGCGAGTCCGATAAGCTTGGTGAGCTAGATGAGTCTGGCAAGGCGGCGGACGTGACCACCGTTCACGACCAAATCGTTTGCGAACCGACGACTGATAAAACGGAAGAAATCGCTGCCAGCGCGGACGTCCGGGGGCATGGCGAGGGCGCGGAGACGGGCGTGTTGGGTGTGGCGGAGAATTCCTGCCCGCAACGCGTATCGTTCTTCCGCCGTCTTGTTCGCACGCTCTTCGGGCAGATCGGAACGGGGGCGCCAGGTTCTGACATCGAATCAACGCGAGCAGTCGAACCAAGTCCGGCGAGCGTGTCGCCGGCGAGCGGTTCGCTCGCCGGCGACAGGGCGGGTGCTCCACCCGAGTCCGTCGTACCGAACACCGATCCGTCGCCGACGACTTTGGCTGATGGCAGCGCGCCCGGCCGTCGTTCAGCGGAGCCGGATATCACCGCCGCCGCCGGGACGGCCGAGGGCATGGAAACGGCACCAGTGGAAATAAGCGATCATCGCCAGGAGAATGCGCAGCCAGCTTCCGCTGTCGAGTTCGTGGCTATCGCGAACGCAGACGAAACGGATGTGGCCGGTGTCTTGCGCAATCCGGCCCGCGGGGGCGCGGTAGAGGAGCGCCAGCCCGCGTTTGCCGACTCCGCAGCCGAAGAAGGCAGCGGCGAGCGGGACGTGCGTTCGAGGCGCCCGCGCGAAAGGGCCCCTGCCCAGCCAGCAAGTCTGGCGGCGGATCGACAAGTCGAGGCGAAGCGGAGCCTTGGTCTCGATCCCGCGATGCCGGTCGGGCTATTCGCGGGTGAGATCAGCTATACCTCCGGCGTCGACCTTTTGATTGAGGCGATCATCACCGTGCGCCACGACAAGCGGCAAGCGCAGTTCGTGTTCGCGGGGGAAGGGACCGTGAGGCACCGCTTGGAAGAGCGCGTGCGCGCCGAAGGAGTTCAGCGGTCCTGCAGGTTTCTCGGCCACGTGTCGGCTGCGGTTTTTGAACAGCTTCTCGTCGCCTGCGACTTCGTCGTCATACCCGCCCGCGCGCCGCAAGACGGTGAATTGGCGCGGGCTTCGATCGCTCACGGCAAGCCGGTGCTGACGACGCACCAGTCGGTATTGGATTGCGTTCAGCACAATCGCAACGGCCTCGTCGCGTACGACAACCCGGGATCTCTCGTCTGGGGAATCCGCGAGATTCTTGGCCCCCGTTATGAAGAACTGCGCCGCTGCGTTGATGCTGCCGCCTGA
- a CDS encoding YqaE/Pmp3 family membrane protein, with amino-acid sequence MDLLRILIAILLPPLGVFLQVGFGGQFWLNILLTLLGYIPGLIHAVWIIAKK; translated from the coding sequence ATGGACTTGCTGCGAATCCTTATCGCTATTCTCCTGCCACCGCTCGGGGTCTTCCTTCAGGTCGGCTTCGGCGGCCAATTCTGGCTGAACATCTTGCTAACGCTTCTCGGATACATCCCCGGCCTCATCCACGCCGTTTGGATTATCGCGAAAAAATGA
- a CDS encoding PAS domain-containing protein, which produces MFKLRTAVDSANDAVIIANQGADGAPPTIEYVNAAFEGLYGYRAAEVIGKSLDMLHVDGAVGSGARRVADAMAAPDGYRKEHVDRTRDGAAIATEWRLNAVRNDCGVITHWVGIIRDMADKHRYEKALKESERRALNQLAELETLYHAAPIGLAMFSTDLRYMRINERLAEIDGVPLSEHLGRTPREIIPVLADQAEKLMRQVLQSGEPVLPIEIEWEPPEVPGDRRTWREQFYPVLVDGVIEGVGAVIEDITEQRRAETHLRFVMRELNHRVKNSLAVVQSMASQTVRASSTLAEFEEALIGRIRALANTHTLLTESNWHCADLRDVVRGAVRPYCRVANCEDVDIQGPQISLTPSAALAFSMVLHELTTNAAKYGALSSSDGRISVHWSLVDGLDGCRLVLNWAESGGPLLEPPRRTGFGSRLIDFTIAHEFGGKATIDHRRHGIACQIVIPWNNRTESKPG; this is translated from the coding sequence ATGTTCAAGCTGAGGACGGCTGTTGATTCCGCCAATGACGCCGTGATCATCGCCAATCAGGGGGCAGACGGCGCTCCGCCAACCATCGAATACGTCAACGCCGCATTCGAAGGGCTGTACGGATATCGTGCCGCCGAAGTAATTGGCAAAAGCCTCGATATGCTTCATGTCGACGGCGCCGTTGGTTCCGGGGCGCGTCGTGTCGCGGACGCCATGGCCGCGCCTGACGGTTATCGCAAGGAGCATGTCGATCGCACCCGTGACGGAGCCGCCATCGCGACGGAATGGCGCTTAAACGCCGTCCGGAACGACTGCGGTGTGATCACCCACTGGGTCGGCATCATCCGCGATATGGCCGACAAGCACCGCTACGAGAAAGCATTGAAGGAGAGCGAGCGGCGGGCCTTGAATCAACTGGCTGAACTCGAGACGCTCTATCACGCTGCGCCGATCGGCCTTGCGATGTTCTCAACCGATTTGCGCTATATGCGCATCAACGAGCGGCTGGCGGAAATCGATGGCGTGCCCTTGTCAGAACACCTTGGCCGGACGCCCCGCGAAATTATCCCGGTTCTTGCCGATCAGGCCGAAAAGCTGATGCGCCAGGTGCTGCAAAGTGGCGAGCCGGTTTTGCCCATCGAGATCGAATGGGAACCACCCGAAGTGCCCGGCGACCGCAGAACATGGCGGGAACAATTTTATCCCGTGCTCGTGGACGGCGTGATCGAAGGCGTCGGCGCGGTCATTGAAGACATCACCGAGCAAAGGCGCGCCGAGACGCACCTGCGGTTCGTCATGCGTGAACTCAACCACCGGGTCAAAAACTCGCTCGCCGTCGTTCAGTCGATGGCCTCGCAGACGGTGCGCGCGAGTTCGACGCTGGCCGAGTTCGAAGAGGCGTTGATCGGCCGGATCCGTGCGCTGGCAAACACCCACACGTTGCTGACCGAGAGCAACTGGCATTGCGCCGATCTGCGCGACGTCGTGCGCGGGGCGGTTCGCCCGTATTGCCGGGTCGCGAATTGCGAAGATGTCGATATCCAGGGGCCGCAGATCTCGCTCACGCCTTCGGCGGCGCTCGCGTTCAGCATGGTGTTACACGAATTGACGACCAACGCCGCCAAGTATGGCGCGTTGTCGTCGTCGGACGGCCGCATTTCCGTGCACTGGTCGTTAGTTGATGGTCTCGACGGATGCCGCTTGGTGCTCAATTGGGCGGAGAGCGGAGGCCCTCTGCTCGAGCCACCGCGCCGCACGGGCTTTGGCAGTCGACTCATTGATTTTACGATCGCGCACGAATTCGGCGGTAAAGCGACGATCGACCACCGCAGACACGGCATTGCCTGCCAGATCGTCATTCCCTGGAATAACCGGACGGAATCAAAGCCCGGTTAA
- a CDS encoding response regulator, which produces MDRIVGMGGEVKSIVSLLPYLRRYARALTGSQTRGDTYVRLCIETILAEPARMEHGDAKLRLFQAFHDAWRAVDSEEVTAFGAVPGATDRSRVRSGSGLAALPAVERQALLLAHLEEFTLTDIGEIIRLPIDAVSQLLDRARDDLNLVSSVSILIIEDEALIAMELARIIRELGHHVCGTASRQSEAVALAAQSRPSLILADIQLKGNDSGIDAVQEILQSVDVPVIFVTGYPERLLTGEALEPAFVIPKPFSPQMLKAAIGQALTVVGSDDADLLET; this is translated from the coding sequence ATGGATAGGATTGTTGGCATGGGCGGCGAAGTGAAGTCGATCGTCAGTCTCTTGCCTTATCTGAGGCGCTATGCGAGAGCACTCACGGGCTCCCAGACCCGGGGCGATACGTACGTGCGTCTGTGCATCGAAACAATTCTTGCCGAACCCGCACGCATGGAGCACGGCGATGCCAAGCTCCGACTTTTCCAGGCTTTTCACGATGCCTGGCGGGCAGTCGATAGCGAAGAGGTGACGGCTTTCGGCGCGGTTCCGGGAGCAACCGATCGTTCGCGCGTACGCTCAGGAAGCGGTCTTGCGGCACTGCCCGCGGTCGAACGCCAAGCCTTGCTGCTCGCCCATCTCGAAGAGTTCACCTTAACCGACATCGGCGAGATTATCCGGCTTCCGATCGATGCGGTTTCGCAGTTATTGGATCGCGCCCGCGACGATCTTAATCTCGTATCCTCCGTCTCGATTCTGATCATCGAAGATGAGGCGCTGATCGCGATGGAACTCGCGCGGATCATCCGCGAACTGGGCCATCACGTGTGCGGAACGGCCTCGCGTCAGTCCGAAGCTGTTGCGCTGGCGGCTCAGTCCCGCCCGTCGTTGATCCTGGCCGACATCCAACTCAAGGGCAATGACAGCGGTATCGACGCCGTGCAGGAGATTTTACAGAGCGTCGATGTACCGGTCATCTTCGTTACCGGGTACCCTGAGCGGTTGCTGACGGGCGAAGCGTTGGAGCCGGCGTTTGTCATTCCCAAGCCCTTCAGTCCGCAGATGCTCAAAGCGGCGATCGGACAGGCCCTCACAGTCGTTGGTAGTGACGATGCGGATTTGCTTGAAACCTGA
- a CDS encoding nitrate- and nitrite sensing domain-containing protein, whose translation MWHFLENKQIRFRIGLAVFLPLIVLVGLSAYQVNVKLAETRRIDRLSALVDLAPVISSLIHELQKERGMSAGFISSKGAKFADDIPAQRQHSDGALTAVNAAFAGDAAGLSESGLSPFIRDARQGLDQLPAMRKRISSLELPVKDAAAYYTGTIASLLGMIEQLAVVSDQPRVSRAVVAYMALLRAKEAAGLQRAMGAAGFGAGKFEHDVYVRFLAMIARQETYFEQFHRFASDAAQKFLSDTVSGPAVDEVARMQRVAVDSLRTGTTEGIQAGDWFKQITAKIDLLRLAEEFQNNELRQITQELRADARYDFNAILIGATIIALMTIGFALAMARTVTAPISAIVATIRRLSEGDTDVKVVGANRRDEIGAIARALKVFRDNAVEKVRLEGERQETEARNLADRNNAVMEMANRIERETKDSVTHVQDEAKRMAGVSAEMSRLTEQTGVNAQHVAAASNEMLTIAETVAAAAEELAASSDDIRRLASTVGDISRSATGEAQRAAQTISTLVEAANNVGSVLDLIKEIADKTNLLALNATIEAARAGEAGRGFAVVATEVKMLADQTAKATDKINSQVHGMRVASSDSATAIKEVSRVIDEVAQIASDVVSSVEQQREATQEISVNMQQNAQSSREVTERISDVSDAAKASSELAGGVLQTSEALQASVAALRQTINHMTRASAGADRRESERRDVNLPVTVVAGGARVDGRVANISAGGASIAVQGKFSPGEALTLQITGESKPITGKVVTYRPDEARLHVQFDQARAIGADKPAIEDPALKEKNSGNPIARAA comes from the coding sequence ATGTGGCATTTCCTCGAGAATAAGCAAATCCGTTTCCGTATCGGCCTTGCCGTGTTTCTCCCCCTCATTGTACTTGTCGGCCTCTCCGCTTATCAGGTTAACGTCAAGCTTGCCGAGACGCGTCGGATTGACCGGCTGAGTGCGCTGGTCGATCTCGCACCGGTGATCAGCAGCCTGATACACGAACTGCAAAAAGAGCGCGGGATGTCCGCCGGGTTCATCAGCTCAAAAGGCGCCAAATTTGCCGATGACATCCCCGCGCAGCGCCAGCACAGCGACGGCGCGCTGACGGCTGTCAACGCCGCGTTTGCCGGTGATGCCGCTGGCCTGAGCGAATCCGGTCTTTCGCCGTTTATCCGTGATGCGCGGCAGGGCCTCGACCAATTGCCCGCGATGCGGAAGCGCATTTCCAGCCTAGAGCTTCCCGTCAAGGATGCCGCCGCCTATTATACAGGCACGATCGCCAGCCTGCTCGGTATGATTGAGCAACTCGCCGTTGTCAGCGACCAACCGCGCGTCTCTCGTGCGGTCGTCGCCTACATGGCACTCTTGCGTGCGAAAGAAGCAGCCGGCCTTCAACGGGCAATGGGCGCTGCCGGGTTCGGCGCCGGAAAGTTCGAACACGACGTCTACGTGCGTTTTCTTGCGATGATCGCGCGACAGGAAACCTATTTCGAGCAATTCCACCGATTTGCCAGCGACGCGGCGCAGAAATTTCTCAGCGACACGGTCTCCGGCCCCGCTGTCGACGAGGTCGCGCGCATGCAGCGGGTTGCAGTCGACAGCCTTCGCACCGGGACGACGGAAGGCATCCAGGCCGGTGACTGGTTTAAGCAGATTACCGCCAAGATCGACCTCCTGCGGCTGGCCGAGGAATTCCAGAACAATGAGTTGCGCCAGATCACCCAAGAATTGCGCGCTGATGCGCGCTACGATTTCAACGCGATCCTGATCGGGGCAACGATCATCGCCCTCATGACGATCGGGTTTGCCCTAGCCATGGCGCGCACCGTCACCGCGCCGATCAGCGCGATCGTCGCGACCATCCGCCGCCTCAGCGAGGGTGATACCGACGTCAAGGTCGTCGGCGCCAACCGACGCGACGAAATCGGCGCCATCGCCCGCGCCCTCAAGGTGTTCCGTGACAATGCCGTGGAAAAGGTCCGCCTTGAAGGCGAGCGCCAGGAAACAGAGGCGCGAAACCTTGCCGATCGCAACAATGCGGTGATGGAGATGGCCAACCGCATTGAGCGCGAAACGAAAGATTCGGTGACCCATGTCCAGGACGAGGCCAAACGGATGGCCGGCGTCTCCGCGGAAATGTCGCGGCTGACGGAACAGACCGGCGTCAACGCTCAGCACGTTGCCGCCGCCTCGAATGAGATGCTGACGATCGCCGAAACCGTCGCCGCCGCCGCCGAGGAACTTGCCGCCTCATCGGACGATATCCGCCGTCTGGCAAGCACGGTCGGCGACATTTCGCGGTCGGCGACAGGCGAGGCGCAGCGGGCGGCGCAAACCATCTCGACACTCGTCGAAGCCGCCAACAACGTTGGCAGCGTTCTCGACCTGATCAAGGAAATCGCTGACAAGACAAACCTGCTGGCGTTGAATGCCACCATTGAAGCGGCGCGCGCCGGTGAGGCCGGTCGCGGATTTGCCGTGGTTGCCACGGAAGTCAAGATGCTTGCGGACCAGACGGCGAAGGCGACAGACAAGATAAATAGCCAGGTTCACGGCATGCGCGTGGCCAGCTCCGATTCGGCAACGGCAATCAAGGAAGTTTCCCGGGTTATTGATGAGGTCGCGCAGATCGCTAGCGACGTCGTCAGTTCGGTGGAACAACAGCGCGAAGCCACACAGGAAATCAGTGTCAATATGCAGCAGAACGCCCAAAGCTCGCGCGAGGTGACAGAGCGGATCTCGGACGTCTCCGACGCTGCCAAGGCATCCAGCGAGCTTGCGGGCGGGGTTTTGCAGACCTCCGAAGCGCTGCAGGCTTCGGTCGCCGCTCTTCGCCAGACGATCAACCACATGACTCGCGCCAGTGCGGGTGCCGATCGTCGGGAGTCGGAACGACGGGACGTGAACCTTCCCGTCACCGTCGTTGCCGGAGGCGCGCGCGTGGATGGCCGGGTCGCGAACATCTCCGCCGGCGGTGCCAGCATCGCCGTTCAAGGTAAATTTTCGCCCGGCGAAGCACTCACGCTACAAATCACCGGCGAAAGCAAGCCGATTACGGGAAAGGTTGTCACATATCGACCGGACGAGGCGCGTTTGCATGTGCAGTTCGATCAGGCCCGCGCGATCGGTGCCGATAAGCCGGCGATCGAGGACCCGGCCCTCAAGGAAAAGAACAGCGGGAACCCAATCGCACGCGCGGCTTAG
- a CDS encoding DUF983 domain-containing protein: protein MTPVDHCAVCGEAFGHIRSDDAPPWLTILVVGHVVIPLAATIEAIATWPAWVGMTLWPTLSFVLAAAVLPRAKAVFLAAIWHTKAPGSEPV, encoded by the coding sequence TTGACCCCTGTCGACCACTGTGCCGTTTGTGGCGAGGCGTTCGGTCATATCCGTAGCGACGATGCGCCGCCGTGGTTGACCATTCTCGTCGTCGGCCACGTTGTCATTCCGCTCGCCGCGACGATTGAGGCGATCGCGACTTGGCCGGCATGGGTCGGCATGACGTTGTGGCCAACACTGTCTTTTGTTCTCGCCGCGGCCGTCCTGCCGCGGGCCAAGGCGGTGTTCCTTGCAGCTATATGGCATACGAAGGCTCCGGGATCGGAACCCGTCTGA
- a CDS encoding ABC transporter permease: MSTPKEQNWLGLWTLYAREVRRFAKVYNQTIVAPVVTTLLFLAIFALALGHTTDPERNAAYLSFLAPGLVMMAITQNAFANTSSSIIIAKVQGNIVDTLMPPLTAHELTLGLAMGGVTRGLAVGVAASLAMTVFVPFHIHDAAVMAFFAITASLMLSLLGLAGGIWADKFDHIAAVTNFIVVPLSFLSGTFYSIDRLPPALRHVAQFDPFFYMIDGFRYAWTGHSDINIGLGMAVMSASCGGLWYLCHRMFATGYKLKA, translated from the coding sequence ATGTCGACACCCAAGGAGCAGAATTGGCTGGGCCTGTGGACGCTATACGCCCGCGAAGTCCGGCGTTTCGCCAAGGTCTATAATCAGACGATCGTAGCGCCGGTCGTTACCACGCTGCTTTTTCTCGCTATCTTTGCGCTGGCGCTCGGCCATACCACCGATCCAGAACGCAATGCCGCCTACCTCAGCTTCCTCGCCCCGGGGCTGGTCATGATGGCGATCACACAGAACGCCTTCGCCAACACGTCGTCCTCGATCATCATCGCCAAGGTTCAGGGCAATATCGTCGATACGTTGATGCCGCCCTTGACCGCGCATGAACTGACGCTCGGACTTGCCATGGGCGGTGTGACCCGCGGCCTCGCCGTTGGCGTTGCCGCATCGCTGGCAATGACGGTGTTCGTACCGTTCCACATCCACGACGCGGCGGTGATGGCGTTTTTCGCCATCACCGCCTCGCTGATGCTCTCACTGCTCGGGCTGGCTGGCGGAATCTGGGCGGACAAATTCGATCATATCGCCGCGGTCACGAACTTCATTGTCGTTCCGCTGTCATTTCTCTCCGGTACGTTTTATTCAATCGACCGGCTGCCGCCGGCCCTGCGTCACGTCGCCCAGTTCGATCCGTTCTTCTATATGATCGATGGATTCCGCTACGCGTGGACAGGACACTCGGACATCAATATCGGGCTTGGCATGGCGGTAATGTCGGCGAGCTGCGGTGGCTTGTGGTACCTCTGTCACCGCATGTTCGCCACCGGCTACAAGCTCAAGGCCTGA
- a CDS encoding mechanosensitive ion channel has translation MRFSLWTCSRLLLIAGAFIALFMTIAPAGAAAPDEPQGVSTKDLRALASSIEDEGKRKELLATINALIAAKESEPPLQTADVVNASALSFVSDIADEAHVALTDVANYFNNWPLLTSWINTTWNAPEARSRSIDQILAFISIFAAGWIAEYVVWRLLSPKRHQLGSSARPGMARALAILARTLLDLFPMCAFFAAGYGVSALIEPATNVRAVGLNFVNAYVIGRVLITGSRMLLAPSAPSLRLLPIGDAAARTLSRWSRLFVIVGVAGFFLIGAAVLFGMPKRGAQALLVALGLILTVLAIVFVLRYRRTVADWLHAHARAASKRLGAAQLLHGLSTIWHILVIAYIAGFFIVAAFQIQGGFSFMMHGTLWSIAIAVGAWLALIATRHFAEHLRHAAATDPTGASTLRNRALYYVPLAHTFIRLIVCAATIVCLLEAWNFSAFAALERPFSQRAMTAGFDILLVVAFAILVWEIASNAIEHYLTISGRDGTAVQRSARVRTLLPLLRKALFIVLTVMVTLISLAEIGIDIAPLLAGAGVLGLAVGFGAQKLVQDVITGIFLLIEDALAVGDVVTVAGIGGLVEDMSIRSIRLRDLSGNVHTVPFSTVDTVTNMTKDFSYYLLDIGVAYREDTDEVAEVCRQIVEELRAEETFAADILEPLEVLGVDQFADSAVIVKARIKTRPIKQWAVGREFNRRMKKRFDELGIEIPFPHQTIYFGVDKRGKAPPAFVHLDPALSASPASQSAPDQPETGEPGQPPAPPGNRPEAAALPSAPTTATDDVISDDTTGKLRQATGGAATPQVDADKIEGPSRTVRRTTPDLPS, from the coding sequence ATGCGATTTTCGCTATGGACGTGTTCTCGCCTGCTGCTGATCGCAGGCGCTTTCATCGCTTTGTTTATGACGATCGCGCCGGCTGGCGCCGCCGCGCCGGATGAACCGCAAGGCGTATCCACCAAAGACCTGCGCGCGCTTGCAAGCAGTATCGAAGATGAAGGCAAGCGCAAGGAGTTGTTGGCAACGATCAACGCGCTGATCGCGGCGAAAGAATCCGAACCTCCGCTTCAAACCGCAGATGTCGTCAACGCGAGCGCTCTCAGCTTCGTATCCGATATTGCCGACGAAGCCCATGTAGCCTTAACAGACGTCGCGAATTACTTCAACAACTGGCCACTGCTCACGAGCTGGATCAATACCACTTGGAACGCTCCAGAGGCGCGGTCGAGAAGCATCGATCAAATTCTCGCGTTCATATCAATCTTTGCCGCCGGGTGGATCGCTGAATATGTCGTCTGGCGCCTTTTGTCGCCAAAGCGGCATCAACTCGGATCGAGCGCGCGGCCGGGGATGGCGCGTGCTTTGGCCATTCTTGCCCGCACGTTGCTCGATCTGTTTCCCATGTGCGCGTTCTTTGCCGCCGGTTACGGGGTTTCCGCTTTAATCGAACCCGCGACCAACGTGCGTGCAGTCGGTCTCAACTTCGTCAATGCCTACGTCATCGGGCGTGTGCTCATAACCGGATCGCGCATGCTGCTGGCGCCGAGCGCGCCGTCCTTGCGGCTCCTGCCCATCGGGGATGCCGCCGCGCGAACCTTAAGTCGCTGGTCCAGGCTGTTCGTCATCGTCGGTGTCGCGGGTTTCTTTCTGATCGGCGCCGCGGTGCTGTTCGGCATGCCGAAGCGTGGCGCCCAGGCGCTGCTCGTCGCCCTCGGGTTGATTCTGACGGTCTTAGCGATCGTTTTCGTGTTGCGATACCGCCGAACGGTTGCGGATTGGCTGCACGCCCACGCCCGCGCAGCCTCCAAGCGACTTGGCGCGGCGCAATTGCTCCACGGCCTCTCCACCATCTGGCACATCCTGGTGATCGCCTACATCGCAGGTTTTTTCATCGTCGCCGCCTTCCAGATTCAAGGCGGGTTTTCCTTTATGATGCATGGGACCCTTTGGTCGATCGCCATCGCCGTCGGCGCATGGCTGGCTCTCATCGCCACGCGTCATTTCGCCGAACACCTCAGGCATGCCGCGGCGACGGACCCGACTGGGGCTTCCACGCTGCGGAACCGCGCTTTGTACTACGTTCCGCTTGCACACACGTTCATTCGCCTCATCGTCTGCGCAGCCACGATCGTGTGCCTTCTGGAGGCATGGAATTTCAGCGCCTTCGCCGCCCTGGAACGGCCGTTCAGCCAGCGGGCGATGACCGCGGGGTTCGATATTCTGCTCGTTGTCGCGTTTGCCATCCTCGTCTGGGAAATCGCAAGCAACGCGATTGAACACTATCTGACGATCAGTGGCCGGGACGGCACGGCCGTGCAGCGCAGTGCCCGCGTCCGCACCCTTTTGCCGCTGCTCCGCAAGGCGCTGTTTATCGTGCTGACCGTGATGGTCACGCTGATATCGCTGGCCGAAATCGGCATCGACATCGCACCGCTTCTCGCCGGCGCAGGGGTGCTCGGCCTCGCGGTCGGCTTCGGCGCGCAAAAATTGGTCCAGGACGTGATCACTGGCATTTTCTTGCTGATCGAAGACGCGCTCGCCGTTGGCGACGTCGTCACCGTTGCCGGCATCGGCGGCCTCGTCGAGGATATGTCCATTCGGTCGATCCGCCTGCGCGATCTATCCGGAAATGTCCACACCGTACCGTTCAGTACGGTCGACACCGTCACCAACATGACCAAGGACTTTTCGTACTACCTGCTCGACATCGGCGTCGCCTATCGCGAGGACACGGATGAAGTCGCCGAGGTGTGCCGACAAATCGTCGAGGAACTGCGCGCCGAAGAGACCTTCGCTGCCGATATCCTTGAGCCCTTGGAAGTCCTCGGCGTCGATCAATTCGCCGACTCGGCCGTCATCGTCAAGGCCCGCATCAAGACACGACCGATCAAGCAATGGGCGGTGGGTCGTGAATTCAACCGGCGCATGAAAAAGCGCTTTGACGAACTCGGGATCGAAATTCCCTTTCCCCATCAGACGATTTACTTCGGCGTCGACAAACGCGGCAAGGCCCCACCCGCATTCGTCCATCTCGATCCCGCCTTGTCCGCCTCGCCTGCATCGCAGTCGGCGCCGGACCAGCCGGAGACCGGGGAGCCCGGCCAGCCGCCCGCCCCCCCGGGCAACCGGCCGGAGGCCGCAGCACTTCCGTCCGCCCCCACAACCGCGACCGATGACGTCATCAGCGATGACACCACGGGCAAATTACGGCAGGCAACGGGCGGCGCGGCAACGCCACAGGTCGATGCGGACAAAATTGAGGGGCCGAGCCGGACCGTGCGCCGAACGACGCCGGATCTGCCGAGTTAA